A single window of Streptomyces xanthii DNA harbors:
- a CDS encoding prenyltransferase/squalene oxidase repeat-containing protein — translation MSSSERTELLVLDGVLTADQARRTVRGILDVQRPDGAIPWFRRHHLDPWDHTEAAMALDVAGEHEAAERAYDWLARHQNPDGSWYAAYHDGDPDDVTDRGRESNFVAYIAVGVWHHYLSTGDDAFLDRMWPAVCAAVEWVLRLQQPGGQIGWKREDDGTAVDDALLTGSSSIHHALRCALAIAEQREEPQPDWELAVGALRHAIRRHPERFLDKSRYSMDWYYPVLGGALRGDEAAARIAGDWDKFVVPGLGVRCVVPNPWVTGGESAELALALWAVGQSDRALAILQDIQHLRDPRTGLYWTGYVFDDRAIWPEELTSWTAGSVLLAVAALGGDEATCAVFGGESLPNGVDPQCCPA, via the coding sequence GTGAGCAGCTCCGAGCGGACCGAACTCCTGGTCCTGGACGGCGTGCTGACGGCCGATCAGGCGCGGCGGACCGTGCGCGGGATACTCGACGTGCAGCGGCCGGACGGGGCCATACCGTGGTTCCGCCGGCACCACCTCGACCCGTGGGACCACACCGAGGCCGCCATGGCGCTCGACGTGGCCGGCGAGCACGAGGCCGCCGAGCGCGCCTACGACTGGCTGGCCCGGCACCAGAACCCGGACGGATCCTGGTACGCCGCCTACCACGACGGCGACCCCGACGACGTCACCGACCGCGGACGCGAGTCCAACTTCGTCGCGTACATCGCGGTCGGCGTCTGGCACCACTACCTGTCCACCGGCGACGACGCGTTCCTCGACCGCATGTGGCCGGCCGTGTGTGCCGCCGTCGAGTGGGTGCTGAGGCTGCAGCAGCCCGGCGGGCAGATCGGCTGGAAGCGCGAGGACGACGGCACGGCCGTCGACGACGCGCTGCTGACCGGGAGTTCGTCCATCCACCACGCGCTGCGGTGCGCGCTCGCCATCGCCGAGCAGCGCGAGGAGCCGCAGCCGGACTGGGAGCTGGCGGTCGGCGCGCTGCGGCACGCCATCAGGCGCCACCCCGAGCGTTTCCTCGACAAGAGCCGGTACTCGATGGACTGGTACTACCCGGTGCTCGGCGGGGCCCTGCGCGGTGACGAGGCCGCCGCCCGGATCGCGGGGGACTGGGACAAGTTCGTCGTGCCCGGGCTCGGAGTGCGGTGCGTCGTGCCGAACCCGTGGGTCACCGGGGGTGAGAGCGCGGAGCTGGCGCTCGCGCTCTGGGCCGTCGGCCAGTCGGACCGGGCGCTCGCGATCCTCCAGGACATCCAGCACCTGCGGGATCCGCGGACCGGGCTGTACTGGACGGGGTACGTCTTCGATGACCGGGCGATCTGGCCCGAGGAGTTGACGTCCTGGACGGCGGGGTCCGTGCTGCTCGCGGTTGCCGCGCTCGGGGGTGACGAGGCGACCTGCGCCGTCTTCGGCGGCGAGTCCCTCCCCAACGGCGTCGACCCCCAGTGCTGCCCCGCGTAG
- a CDS encoding LLM class F420-dependent oxidoreductase — protein MRLGIALGYWGRGPDLRHVGLVQEAEALGYDSVWTAESWGSDAFTPLTWLAAHTTRIRLGTAIAQMAARSPTTTAMHALTLDHLSGGRMMLGLGLSGPQVVEGWYGRPFPRSPLTATREYVDAVRQVLRREGPVEVDGRFHQHPYRGEDGTGLGKALKPITHPLRADLPVLLGAEGPKNIAQTTRIADGWLPLYWSPTRTDVYEASLTDLPENFMIAPVARAKVCDDVAEGLLPVKAMLGFYIGGMGHATRNFHADLMARMGYEAEARHIQELFAAGRREEAVLAVPDAFADEISLVGPRERIAERLELWRKGPVTDLLILSPDPETLRVLAELN, from the coding sequence ATGCGCCTCGGAATCGCACTCGGTTACTGGGGGCGCGGCCCCGACCTCCGCCATGTCGGGCTCGTCCAGGAGGCGGAGGCGCTCGGCTACGACTCCGTGTGGACGGCCGAGTCCTGGGGCAGCGACGCGTTCACCCCGCTCACCTGGCTCGCCGCGCACACCACGCGGATCCGTCTCGGCACGGCGATCGCGCAGATGGCGGCCCGCTCCCCCACGACGACGGCGATGCACGCGCTCACCCTCGACCATCTCTCCGGCGGCCGCATGATGCTGGGCCTCGGCCTGTCCGGGCCGCAGGTGGTGGAGGGCTGGTACGGGCGTCCGTTCCCGCGCTCGCCGCTCACCGCGACCCGCGAGTACGTGGACGCCGTACGGCAGGTGCTGCGCCGCGAGGGGCCGGTCGAGGTCGACGGGCGCTTCCACCAGCATCCGTACCGGGGCGAGGACGGCACCGGCCTCGGCAAGGCCCTCAAGCCGATCACGCACCCGCTGCGCGCCGATCTGCCGGTCCTGCTCGGCGCCGAGGGCCCCAAGAACATCGCGCAGACCACCCGCATCGCCGACGGCTGGCTCCCCCTGTACTGGTCCCCGACCCGCACCGACGTCTACGAGGCGTCGCTCACCGACCTCCCCGAGAACTTCATGATCGCGCCCGTGGCCCGCGCCAAGGTGTGCGACGACGTCGCGGAGGGGCTGCTGCCGGTCAAGGCCATGCTCGGCTTCTACATCGGCGGCATGGGGCACGCCACCCGCAACTTCCACGCCGATCTCATGGCACGCATGGGGTACGAGGCCGAGGCGCGGCACATCCAGGAGCTGTTCGCCGCCGGGCGGCGCGAGGAGGCGGTGCTGGCGGTGCCGGACGCGTTCGCCGACGAGATCTCCCTCGTCGGGCCGCGCGAGCGGATCGCCGAACGCCTCGAACTGTGGCGCAAGGGCCCGGTGACGGATCTGCTGATCCTGTCACCGGACCCCGAGACGCTCCGCGTCCTGGCCGAGCTGAACTAG
- a CDS encoding N-acetylmuramoyl-L-alanine amidase, giving the protein MSYVGPDPDDFDEFYRSDAPREGRRFGGRPVLVALAALVPAALAGWMVWQVVSGPGESEPPKVLPAPGASSSATPTPSKAEASRKPSQSPSKSASASASASASKKPQKPAGGGTGPLKGKVVVIDPGHNPGNFSHPSDINKSVNVGNGTKECDTTGTSTNSGYTEARFTLDVARRMRTILEQQGATVKFTQDGDRAWGPCVTERAQIGNAAHADAVVSVHADGSAEGNRGFHVILPASVHAGAADTRPIVGPSKDLGERIVGKFVQFTEMGPSNYVGDRTGLDTRSDLGGLNLSTVPKVFIECGNMRDSQDAGKLTSGSWRQKAAQGISAGIVSFLRR; this is encoded by the coding sequence TTCGGTGGCCGGCCCGTGCTCGTCGCGCTCGCCGCGCTCGTCCCGGCGGCCTTGGCGGGCTGGATGGTCTGGCAGGTGGTGAGCGGCCCCGGGGAGAGCGAGCCGCCGAAGGTGCTGCCCGCGCCGGGCGCCTCGTCGAGCGCGACGCCGACTCCGTCGAAGGCGGAGGCGTCGCGGAAGCCGTCGCAGTCCCCCTCAAAGTCCGCTTCCGCGTCCGCCTCGGCCTCCGCGTCGAAGAAGCCGCAGAAGCCGGCCGGCGGCGGCACCGGCCCTCTCAAGGGCAAGGTCGTCGTGATCGACCCGGGTCACAATCCGGGAAACTTCTCGCACCCGTCCGATATCAACAAGAGCGTGAACGTGGGCAACGGCACGAAGGAGTGCGACACCACGGGTACGTCCACCAACTCGGGTTACACGGAGGCCCGGTTCACCCTGGATGTCGCGCGCCGGATGCGGACGATCCTCGAACAGCAGGGCGCGACCGTGAAGTTCACCCAGGACGGGGACCGCGCCTGGGGCCCGTGCGTGACCGAGCGGGCGCAGATCGGCAACGCGGCGCACGCCGACGCCGTGGTCTCCGTGCACGCGGACGGCTCCGCCGAGGGCAACCGCGGATTCCATGTGATCCTTCCCGCATCCGTGCACGCGGGCGCCGCGGACACCCGCCCGATCGTGGGCCCGTCGAAGGACCTCGGCGAGCGCATCGTGGGCAAGTTCGTGCAGTTCACGGAGATGGGGCCGTCGAACTACGTAGGGGACCGCACCGGCCTCGACACCCGGAGCGACCTGGGCGGACTCAACCTGTCGACCGTGCCCAAGGTCTTCATCGAATGCGGCAACATGAGGGACTCGCAGGACGCGGGCAAGCTCACGTCCGGCTCCTGGCGGCAGAAGGCGGCCCAGGGCATCTCGGCGGGAATCGTGAGTTTCCTGCGCAGGTAG